The following DNA comes from Helicobacter sp. MIT 21-1697.
GCTTTGCCTATCGTGGAGAGATTATTATACAAGGTGCAAATGCGAGGGATTTCAGTGCCAAGCAAAGAGCGAAGTTTCTAAGCTATGTCCCACAAAATTATCATATCAGCTTCCCTTATAGTGCGCTTGAAGTGGTGCTTATGGGGAGATTTAACCATAATCGTTTATTGTATTCAAAATCTGATAAGCATAAGGCTCTCAAAGCCTTAGCAATGCTAGAGATTGAACATCTCGCATACAGCTCTTATCCTACGCTAAGCGGCGGACAAAAGCAACTTGTGCTTATTGCGCGCTCCTTAGCTCAAGAGAGTGAAATTATTTTGCTTGATGAGATGACAAGTGCGCTTGATATGTCCCATAGCTTTGCGTTATTAAAGATTCTCAAAAGTATTCAAAAAAGCATTATCCTCACTTCGCATCACCCCGAGCAGTGCTATATCGCGGATAAAATTGCTTTGCTAAAAGACGCGCAGCTTTTGTGCTATGGGGGTAGAGAAAATGTATTAACAGAAAGCTATATACAAAAACTCTATGGCATAGAATCTTTGAAAGTGCCTTTGCCAAATGGCGGAGTGTATTTTTGCCCAAAAATATAGAACACAAATCCCCTCATCGCTTTTCTATGATTGTGAGCTTTTGCCTTTGCAGTGCGCTTTATGCGCTTATGGTTATAGGGTATAACTATGCAAGTGCGCATTTTAAGACTGCTGGAGAGGCGCAAAAAATCTATCTACTCTCCTTGCAATATTTTAATAATGATGCGGGTGAAGATTCTAAGGCAATAGATAAAAAGCAAAAAGACAAGAGTAAAACATTGAAAAGCAAAAAAGCACAGAGCAAAACTCTATCAAAGAAACTTGCAAGTAAAGATGAGACTTTGTTGGAGAGTGCGCAAGAATCTGCTATCAATCAAACTCAAAGTGTGCAATCTCGCTCAAGTAATGTGGCGGAGGTAGATTCATATATGAAATATGTCTATACGCTTATTGCTAAGGCTTCTATGCGTCAAAGTGTTTTAAAACATACGACAACAAAGGGAGAAGTGAGCCTTATCTTTAGTATTGATATGCAAGGAGGCATACACGATATTCATATACATAAAAGATCTCAAGATTCGCATATTGATGAGGTGGCAATATCCACGATAAAGAGTATAGAAAAGGAGCTAAAAAAGCCAAGCAAGGAATACACGATGAGTGTAACGCTTGGCATTGGTAATAATAAAAGATAAGAATCTAAGACATTAAAAATCAAGTGTGATATTTGCCCAATATCTGCGCCCCTCTTGAATCATCGCGCCGTGCATATTGACATTCCCATTACTACTACCATAAGTATAATTTCTAAAATCAATAAAGTTTGTATCAAAGAGATTATACACGCCGCCATTTAAGCGGATAGATTCTGTAATTTTATAGCCCAAGCCGAGATTGACAATCGTATAAGGCTTATAGTATGTGCCTCCAAGTGTATTTCTAATGGCTGTTGCTTGTGATGAATCACCTAAAGCACTTGTATTCAGCAAACCTGCTTTGTGCTGTCCTTGCAGGTAGATATTGAATTTATTGTGTGTATAAGAGAGTTTGGAGACGATATTATGTTTTGCCACACTTGAGAGAGGTCTGCCTTTATTGCTCCCTGAAGTAATTTCAGAATCCACAAAAGTATAAGCCACATCAAAGCCTACGCCATAAATAGGTTTAATGCCAAAGCTAGATTCTATGCCTTGAGAGAACGCGCTATCGGCATTGATAGCTAAACTACACTGAGTACTACTTCCTCCATAATTATTGCAAGTAATCTCATAAAACGCACCTTGTGCATTTTTATTCACTCGTGTGCTTTCAATTTTATCTTTAAAGTTTGAGCGGAAAAACATTAAAGAAAAATCAATATATTTTCCATCAAAAATCGTGCCTATTTCATAGCTCACTGAAGTTTCTGGTTTCAAGTTAGGATTACCCAAAAAAGCAAGAGTGCCTTGACTTCCATAGCCATAGACAGCGTCAATGAGCTGATTAGCATAAGGAGCTTTATATCCTGTGGCTACCCCGCCTTTAAGCGCAAAGCCATCAAGAATCTCATATACAAGATATGCGCGTGGGCTGACATTTGAGCCGAATTTATCATTATAATTATATCTTGCCCCAAGTGTGAAAGTGAGCGGCTCAAAGATATTGTATTCATCTTCGGCAAAGAGTGCGAAAGTATTGCGATTATGACTTGCAGGAGTTGCAGCTAAATCATAATAATTCTCAAAGCGATATTCTGCACCCACATTTAAAATATTACTCTCTCCCAAAGGAAGCAAAAGCCGCGTATCAGCGATAACATCATTAGAGGCAATATCTCTGTTTTTACCAAGATTTGGAGAACTTGTTTTCCCTGCGACAAGTCGCCCTGTATTATTTGTGCGCATAAATTGTAGAGTGTTTTTCCAAGTCCCAAAATCATAAGAGCCTTTATGTCCAATAGCCCCAAGAATCTTATCTACACCCACTTCTTTTTCATAACCACCCCTACCTGATGAAGTATTTACACCAAGTGTGCCTATTTCTCCCTTGCGATTATCATAGGTTGATGTCGTGTAATCTACATCAGCATAGAGCATATTTTTGCTATCAGGTAGCCAAGTGAGCCGTGTGCCGACATTGAGCAATGAAAATTTTGTGCCGAAGAAAGTATTGACATCTTGCCCTAAGTCATTTTTAGGTCTATCACTTGGATTTCTGTGAATCTGTCGCACCCTAAAGGTTAGCCCTAAATGCTTTGTAAGCCCACCCTGTGTCCAAAGTGAGTTTTGATAAGTATTGCCAAAAGTAGAAGATTCTGGCACAATGATTTGAGATTGAAATGATGTGTGCCATTTCTCTGTAATGGGCTTAGTAACGATATTGACAACACCGCCTATTGCATCACTTCCATAGAGTGTGCTCATAGGTCCTTTGATAACCTCAATGCGCTCAATCGCACCCATTGGAGGGATAAAGGTATTATATACGCCAACGCCTAAGTTCGCAGTAGCTACATCGCCACTAGGATTTTGCCTTAAGCCATCAACCAAAAAAAGTGTATAGCCAGAGGGCATACCACGAATAGAAATAGCCGAAGCACCGAGTTTGTTTGAAGTTTCATCAAGACTTACGCCGGGCACTTCTTTAAGGGCTTCGCCTAAGTCTCTATAAGGTTTTTGCTCTAGTTCTTCTTTGGTGATGATATTTACAGACGCTGGAGCATCAACTACATTTTTCTCGCTCCCTGAAGCGGCGGTAACGACAGATTTTTGTAATTTGACATTGCGCGTTGCGCTTGGAGATTGCACTTGCTTTGCGGATTCTGTGATTTGAGAAGTTTCATTTCTTATCTCATCGGCATAGGCACAAAGGGATAAAAAGTAGATTATCCCCCCCCCCAATAGTATTCTACTTATTGTTCTCATTTTATTTCCTTTTATATAAAAGTATTTATAAACTGAAAGCGAAATTATAAATATACAAAACTTAAAATAAAATTTATTATAGGAATAATTACTAAAATATATAAAATAGAGTTGAGGAGAGTGATGTTGTTGAGAAATTTTGATTCTATTTTTTAGATGATTTGCATTCTTCAAATGCTTTAATATGTGTTGCATTTCTTGTTGTATAAGTATTATATATTCGTGCATAGGAGGATACATTGAAAGCAATATTACTTTTATTTATTCCTTTTTTGTTTTTGAGTTGTGCGCTCCCACCTGACAGAGAGCCTTATGCAGATTGTAGAAAGACGCACGCACTTGATTTTTGTAATTGGTGGGACGCACCACAAAAAAATGCGTTTGGCTCAAGTGAGGCAGGATATAGGGATAGGTGAAAAACCTTTCTTTGATTTGCTTACCCGATGTTTTAGCCGCTTTTTAAATTCTTTTATGGTAAAATGAAAGCCTCTATTGATAGGTTGTGTATAATAATGCTCTTGTATGAGATAAAGAGGGTAATCTGCCTTTATTTTTACCTCGTTATAGGGTTGAGACAGGATAAGCTGGTGGCTGATAGCTTTGATAAACTAAAGCAGAGTTTGGAATGAGCGAATTTTAAAAAAGGGTCAAAATGAAATATGCAATAGTTTTAATAGCATTATTTTATGCAGGGTGTGCTAACTGCGGAGATTTATGTATGAGTGCGACACAGGGTGCAGCATTTGGCGTGGGAGCAGGAATAGGTGCTGGAGCGATGAGCGCTGTATTAGGGGGCAACTAAAGTTTAGCCGCTTTTTAAATTCTTTTATGCTAAAATGCTACACCTCCCAAATACTCCTTTTTTTGCAAAGATAATCTAGCATATTGTTTTTTTGTTATTTCTAATTGTTTCTCTGTTTCTTTTAAATCAGCACATACTTTTTCATATTCACTTTGATTTTTAGCTATTTCTATATCAATAGATTCTATATCAAACAATTTCATTAGCTTAGTCTCTTTATTGTTTGATTGAGAATCTTCAACAATAGGTTCTATATTTTCTTGCTCTTGTGTTTCTATTTGTATTACATCATTCATTTTTATTACGCTGTAGGCATTTTATTTTTTATTTGTTACAACAAATGATATTTGAAATTTACCATCGTCTCTTAAATGATAATCATTCGTTTTCACATTTAAATAAAAAACACTGACTTTTCTTTTAAACTCATTCATAAATTTTGTAAAAAAATCGTGCATATCATTTCCATTATACACTCCTTCAACACCAACAATTAATATATCATCATTTTTTTTATTTATATCACACTTTAATGTTTTAATTTTATTCATATTTGAACCTAGAATACTTGTTACTAATGCCTTGATTTTATCTTTGTATCTTTCTATCTTTGCATCAACCCTAACAAATTTTTCACCCTTATAAGTTACATACTTTGGATTCATTAATGCCCCTTCGTTTTAGTTTGTAAATTATAACACATTTCTATTTTATTTTTACAAATAATTACCCGCATACGATTCTTGCCATTGCGCTGCTCTTGCAGATTTATCTTGTAATTCTCTTACATTTTCTTTTTTGACTTCTTCTTTGCGCTCTGCCTCTACATTATCTCTTTGTGCTTTAGCAATGGCTTTGTCTTCCAAAATCTTATTCCAAGTATCAACATAATGTGCATTACCAAATATGTCTCTAGTTTGTGTATTGAGTGCCGTTTTAGCCGCTTTTTAAATTCTTTTATGCTAAAATTTTCCTTTTTGTATCATAATGGCTCTATGAGTAGAAAAGAGAAAATAAAGGCAATGATTGATTTTTACAAAGCTATGATAATGCCTTTATGACTGCCTTGTTTGGTGTGCTAAGCTATACTTTTATGCACTATAAAGACTTTTTAATGCAAGAAACGATTATTGTCATTGTTTGCGTTATCAGTATTTTGTCAGTTCTCTTTGTATTTGTAAAACTCTTTTTAAGAGAAATTAATAAACTTGAAAAGGAGAAAGAATAATGGGTTTTCTTGCTCTTATTGTAGCGTTTATAGCTTTTTTTGGATTTACCACATACTTGATTTATAAACTTTCTAAAGTTACACAATAGGGGATAACGCTATTATTGTGCTTCGCACTTTGCGTTGTTTTAGCCGCTTATTAAATTCTTTATATGATAAAATATAGCGTAATGTTTATGCAGGCAATCGGACAACATTTAAATACCACAGCATAAAGGAGCAGAAATGAAATTCGCGGCATTCTTAGCCATTGTATTAATATGGGTATTGATA
Coding sequences within:
- a CDS encoding ABC transporter ATP-binding protein, which translates into the protein MSKPFLRVSNLTLLYPKSPALPLLNNISFEIAQGEILCVLGPNGSGKSTLLRTLLGGFAYRGEIIIQGANARDFSAKQRAKFLSYVPQNYHISFPYSALEVVLMGRFNHNRLLYSKSDKHKALKALAMLEIEHLAYSSYPTLSGGQKQLVLIARSLAQESEIILLDEMTSALDMSHSFALLKILKSIQKSIILTSHHPEQCYIADKIALLKDAQLLCYGGRENVLTESYIQKLYGIESLKVPLPNGGVYFCPKI
- a CDS encoding TonB-dependent receptor domain-containing protein, whose protein sequence is MRTISRILLGGGIIYFLSLCAYADEIRNETSQITESAKQVQSPSATRNVKLQKSVVTAASGSEKNVVDAPASVNIITKEELEQKPYRDLGEALKEVPGVSLDETSNKLGASAISIRGMPSGYTLFLVDGLRQNPSGDVATANLGVGVYNTFIPPMGAIERIEVIKGPMSTLYGSDAIGGVVNIVTKPITEKWHTSFQSQIIVPESSTFGNTYQNSLWTQGGLTKHLGLTFRVRQIHRNPSDRPKNDLGQDVNTFFGTKFSLLNVGTRLTWLPDSKNMLYADVDYTTSTYDNRKGEIGTLGVNTSSGRGGYEKEVGVDKILGAIGHKGSYDFGTWKNTLQFMRTNNTGRLVAGKTSSPNLGKNRDIASNDVIADTRLLLPLGESNILNVGAEYRFENYYDLAATPASHNRNTFALFAEDEYNIFEPLTFTLGARYNYNDKFGSNVSPRAYLVYEILDGFALKGGVATGYKAPYANQLIDAVYGYGSQGTLAFLGNPNLKPETSVSYEIGTIFDGKYIDFSLMFFRSNFKDKIESTRVNKNAQGAFYEITCNNYGGSSTQCSLAINADSAFSQGIESSFGIKPIYGVGFDVAYTFVDSEITSGSNKGRPLSSVAKHNIVSKLSYTHNKFNIYLQGQHKAGLLNTSALGDSSQATAIRNTLGGTYYKPYTIVNLGLGYKITESIRLNGGVYNLFDTNFIDFRNYTYGSSNGNVNMHGAMIQEGRRYWANITLDF